In Mastacembelus armatus chromosome 4, fMasArm1.2, whole genome shotgun sequence, the following are encoded in one genomic region:
- the her6 gene encoding hairy-related 6 produces MPADMMEKTSSSPVAATPASMNTTPDKPKTASEHRKSSKPIMEKRRRARINESLGQLKTLILDALKKDSSRHSKLEKADILEMTVKHLRNLQRAQMTAALNTDPTVLGKYRAGFSECMNEVTRFLSTCEGVNTEVRTRLLGHLANCMTQINAMNYPNQHQHQHQLPPTAGPTHPSFGQSMVQIPSSSPQVLPMNAVSCKGGSSPASLPSDATKVYGGFQIVPATDGQFAFLIPNAAFAPNGPVIPVYANNVSTPVPVPAAVSPGAPSGNTDSVWRPW; encoded by the exons atgcctgCCGATATGATGGAAAAAACCTCCTCGTCTCCGGTTGCTGCAACCCCGGCAAGCATGAACACAACCCCCGATAAACCCAAGACAGCCTCCGAGCACAGAAAG tcatCCAAACCAATCAtggaaaagaggagaagagCCAGAATCAACGAGAGCCTGGGGCAGCTGAAAACTCTCATCTTGGATGCGCTCAAAAAAGAT AGCTCCAGACACTCCAAACTGGAGAAGGCGGACATCCTGGAGATGACAGTGAAGCATCTTCGGAACCTTCAGAGGGCTCAGATGACCG CTGCCCTGAACACTGACCCAACTGTCTTAGGAAAATATCGCGCCGGTTTCAGCGAATGCATGAATGAAGTGACCCGATTCCTGTCCACCTGTGAAGGTGTCAACACCGAGGTCAGGACGAGGCTGCTTGGTCATCTGGCTAACTGCATGACCCAGATTAACGCCATGAACTATCCCAACCAGCATCAACACCAACACCAGCTCCCCCCGACCGCCGGACCGACACACCCCTCCTTCGGCCAGTCCATGGTGCAGATCCCCAGCTCATCCCCGCAGGTCCTGCCCATGAACGCGGTGTCCTGTAAAGGAGGCTCTTCGCCGGCAAGCTTACCTTCAGATGCTACCAAAGTGTACGGCGGTTTCCAGATCGTGCCTGCCACAGACGGACAGTTTGCATTCCTCATACCCAATGCGGCATTTGCGCCAAACGGCCCCGTTATCCCAGTGTACGCCAACAACGTCAGCACGCCGGTCCCTGTGCCGGCTGCGGTTTCCCCCGGAGCCCCGTCAGGCAACACGGACTCTGTGTGGCGACCCTGGTGA